The following coding sequences lie in one Caproicibacterium argilliputei genomic window:
- a CDS encoding V-type ATP synthase subunit A, with the protein MNNDVIFGINGPVITVKNTHTFAMGEMVYVGKERLVGEIIGVNDKMTTIQCYEETTGLQPGEPVTGTGASMNVTLGPGILDNIFDGIERPLKKVAEQSGAFIARGFAAPSLDTDRLWDVTVTVKEGDKLRGGDIYATCPETQIIEHRCLVPPVLSGTVTKVMSNGSYKVNDTIVELTDKNGDVHKLTLCQRWPIRTPRPVKEHLPCNIPLITGQRVIDTMFPIAKGGAAAIPGGFGTGKTMTQHQLAKWCDADIIIYVGCGERGNEMSQVLEEFGELIDPKSGRPMTDRTVLIANTSNMPVAAREASIYTGVTLAEYYRDMGYHVAMMADSTSRWAEALREISGRLEEMPAEEGFPAYLPSRLAEFYERAGMVETLNDKKGSITLIGAVSPAGSDFSEPVTQNTKRFTRCFWALDKALAYARHYPAINWMDSYSEYQPDLGTWYNENLGPEFVKYRQGINRILQEENSLMEIVKLIGADVLPDDQKLVIEIARVVRVGFLQQNAFHKEDTFVPLKKQELMMKVILHLYEKARQLVSASVPISSILATGLFDKLVKIKYDIPNNRLDRFDDYIKEIDEAMAGIVTA; encoded by the coding sequence ATGAATAATGACGTAATCTTTGGCATCAACGGCCCGGTCATCACCGTAAAAAACACCCACACGTTTGCCATGGGCGAAATGGTTTATGTGGGCAAGGAACGCCTGGTCGGTGAAATCATTGGTGTTAACGACAAAATGACAACTATCCAGTGCTACGAGGAAACCACAGGCCTGCAGCCCGGCGAACCGGTTACAGGCACCGGTGCTTCCATGAATGTAACACTGGGACCCGGAATTCTGGACAACATCTTCGACGGCATCGAACGTCCGTTAAAAAAGGTTGCAGAGCAGTCCGGCGCGTTTATCGCGCGCGGTTTTGCAGCGCCTTCTCTGGATACAGACCGTCTGTGGGATGTCACCGTTACCGTTAAGGAAGGCGACAAACTGCGCGGCGGTGATATTTACGCCACGTGTCCGGAAACCCAGATTATTGAACACCGCTGCCTGGTGCCGCCGGTTCTATCCGGCACTGTCACGAAAGTGATGTCCAACGGCAGCTACAAAGTAAACGATACCATTGTGGAACTGACGGACAAAAACGGCGATGTGCACAAGCTGACGCTCTGCCAGCGCTGGCCAATTCGTACGCCCCGCCCGGTGAAGGAACACCTGCCCTGCAACATTCCGCTGATTACCGGACAGCGTGTCATTGACACCATGTTCCCCATCGCCAAAGGCGGTGCGGCTGCAATTCCGGGTGGCTTCGGTACCGGCAAAACCATGACACAGCATCAGCTTGCAAAGTGGTGCGACGCTGACATCATCATTTACGTCGGCTGCGGCGAACGCGGCAACGAAATGAGCCAGGTTCTGGAAGAATTCGGCGAACTGATTGACCCGAAGAGCGGCCGCCCGATGACAGACCGTACCGTGTTGATTGCGAACACCAGTAATATGCCTGTGGCTGCCCGTGAGGCATCCATTTACACTGGCGTTACTCTGGCAGAGTATTATCGCGACATGGGTTACCACGTGGCAATGATGGCTGACTCCACTTCCCGCTGGGCAGAAGCCCTGCGTGAAATCAGCGGCCGTCTGGAAGAAATGCCCGCTGAAGAAGGCTTCCCGGCTTACCTGCCCAGCCGTCTGGCTGAGTTCTACGAACGTGCAGGCATGGTCGAAACCTTGAACGACAAAAAAGGCTCCATCACCCTGATTGGCGCTGTTTCCCCTGCCGGCAGCGACTTTTCCGAGCCGGTTACGCAGAACACCAAGCGTTTTACTCGCTGCTTCTGGGCACTGGACAAGGCACTTGCCTATGCGCGCCATTATCCGGCCATTAACTGGATGGACAGCTACAGCGAGTATCAGCCGGATTTAGGCACATGGTACAATGAGAACCTCGGTCCGGAATTCGTAAAATACCGTCAGGGTATCAACCGGATCCTGCAGGAAGAAAACTCTTTAATGGAAATTGTCAAACTGATTGGCGCCGACGTTCTGCCGGATGACCAGAAACTGGTCATTGAAATCGCGCGCGTGGTGCGTGTTGGCTTCCTGCAGCAGAATGCTTTCCATAAGGAAGATACCTTCGTCCCGCTGAAGAAGCAGGAACTGATGATGAAAGTCATCCTGCACCTGTACGAAAAAGCGCGCCAGCTGGTCAGCGCAAGTGTGCCGATTTCCAGCATCCTTGCAACCGGCCTGTTTGACAAACTTGTGAAGATCAAGTACGACATTCCGAATAACCGCCTTGACCGCTTCGATGATTATATCAAAGAAATCGACGAGGCCATGGCCGGCATCGTGACCGCATAA
- a CDS encoding V-type ATP synthase subunit E — protein sequence MDMTEDKGTRSNEKVSKFHDAINHYATEQRNQIEREVAEYKARELENAEKEVLNEAYRLIQAEMASMRNKIAREMALREQDARRALLTRRQEITTEIFAKATGKLNEFVASDKYEAFLTKAVKEAAPLFTAPDTVFAMKPGDEAHQAAVKAAFGGNCTFAEDKTIHLGGLRIISKSLGLTADQTLDALLEDQRDWFETHSGLAVV from the coding sequence ATGGATATGACTGAGGATAAAGGAACCCGCAGTAACGAAAAAGTCAGCAAATTCCACGACGCCATTAACCATTATGCTACAGAGCAGCGCAATCAAATTGAGCGCGAAGTGGCAGAATACAAAGCACGCGAACTGGAAAATGCAGAAAAAGAAGTATTAAATGAAGCCTACCGCCTGATTCAGGCGGAAATGGCCAGTATGCGCAATAAAATCGCACGGGAAATGGCTTTGCGTGAGCAGGACGCCCGCCGTGCGCTGCTGACACGTCGGCAGGAAATCACCACGGAAATCTTTGCAAAGGCAACCGGAAAGCTGAATGAATTTGTCGCTTCTGATAAATACGAAGCTTTTCTGACCAAAGCGGTAAAAGAGGCTGCGCCTCTGTTTACCGCACCGGACACCGTCTTTGCCATGAAGCCCGGCGATGAAGCACACCAAGCAGCCGTTAAAGCTGCCTTTGGCGGCAACTGCACATTTGCGGAAGACAAGACCATTCACCTGGGCGGTTTGCGTATCATCAGCAAAAGCCTGGGTCTGACCGCCGACCAGACACTGGATGCTCTGCTGGAGGATCAGCGTGACTGGTTTGAAACACATTCCGGCCTGGCCGTAGTTTGA
- a CDS encoding V-type ATP synthase subunit F, translating into MRFYLISDNVDTQVGMRLAGIDGVVVHTAEEVKNALKEAVAMEDVAVILITATSLALCPEMVYDLKLKMKRPLIVEIPDRHGNGRTKDSITEYVREAIGVKI; encoded by the coding sequence ATGCGTTTTTATTTGATTAGTGATAACGTAGACACACAGGTCGGTATGCGGCTCGCTGGCATTGACGGTGTGGTCGTTCACACAGCGGAAGAAGTGAAAAACGCCTTAAAGGAAGCGGTGGCCATGGAAGACGTCGCAGTCATTCTGATTACAGCGACCTCGCTGGCGCTTTGCCCGGAAATGGTGTATGATCTGAAGCTGAAAATGAAGCGCCCGCTGATCGTCGAGATCCCCGACCGGCACGGCAACGGACGCACAAAAGACTCCATCACCGAATATGTCCGTGAGGCGATCGGTGTAAAAATCTAA
- a CDS encoding ATP synthase subunit C codes for MLFNAILLAVPVVFLVASVAYSVRSVNHGQKPKTAMLAQIFSCMLVGALCVAAPLGVHAATGADTSSLGLVGMALAIGLAGIGGGIAVGPSAAAAIGATSEDPKNFGKSIIFVALGEGIALYGLLVSILIFTKV; via the coding sequence ATGCTTTTCAATGCTATTCTTCTCGCAGTTCCCGTGGTATTTCTGGTCGCTTCCGTTGCGTACTCCGTGCGCTCTGTAAACCATGGTCAAAAGCCGAAAACAGCCATGCTGGCACAAATCTTCTCCTGCATGCTGGTTGGCGCACTCTGTGTGGCAGCTCCTCTCGGCGTACACGCAGCAACCGGCGCTGACACCAGCAGCCTTGGCCTGGTCGGCATGGCTCTGGCAATCGGCCTGGCAGGCATCGGCGGCGGCATCGCAGTCGGCCCGTCCGCAGCAGCAGCTATCGGCGCAACCAGCGAAGACCCGAAGAACTTCGGTAAATCCATCATCTTCGTGGCACTCGGCGAAGGCATTGCCCTGTATGGCCTGCTGGTTTCTATCCTGATCTTCACAAAGGTCTGA